The following proteins are encoded in a genomic region of Prosthecobacter sp. SYSU 5D2:
- a CDS encoding TIGR00730 family Rossman fold protein, which translates to MRIAIYCGSCGGTDPVYLSAAREAAGFLARQGIGLVYGGGNVGLMGHIANAALEAGGEVVGVIPQALMDKELGHGGVTELHVVRSMHERKQLMVDLSDGFIALPGGFGTMDELFETLTWLQLGFHEKPVGLLNVGGFFDGLLAFLDHMTAQGFVKKEHRDCLLVADNAAELLAKMREFRPPVLGKWIEDMVLAER; encoded by the coding sequence ATGCGCATTGCGATTTATTGTGGCTCCTGCGGGGGCACGGACCCGGTTTATCTTTCGGCGGCCCGTGAGGCGGCGGGTTTTCTGGCGCGGCAGGGGATCGGCCTGGTGTATGGGGGAGGGAATGTGGGGCTGATGGGGCACATTGCGAATGCGGCGCTGGAGGCGGGGGGCGAGGTGGTGGGCGTGATCCCGCAGGCGCTGATGGACAAGGAGCTGGGCCATGGCGGGGTGACGGAGCTGCATGTGGTGAGGTCCATGCATGAGCGCAAGCAGCTCATGGTGGATTTGAGCGACGGATTCATCGCACTCCCAGGGGGATTTGGCACGATGGATGAGCTGTTCGAAACGCTGACCTGGCTGCAATTGGGCTTCCATGAGAAGCCGGTAGGGCTGCTGAATGTGGGCGGTTTTTTTGACGGGCTGCTGGCTTTCCTGGATCACATGACGGCGCAGGGTTTTGTGAAAAAGGAGCACCGGGACTGCCTGCTAGTGGCTGATAACGCGGCGGAACTGCTGGCGAAGATGCGTGAATTCCGCCCGCCGGTGCTGGGCAAGTGGATCGAGGACATGGTGCTGGCGGAGCGGTGA
- the cutA gene encoding divalent-cation tolerance protein CutA, which produces MTDILLVFSTFPDLNQARQTGTMLVDSQLAACVNLCPNIESIYRWKGAVETGAEVLAIFKTTVQAYPAFEKRLTELHPYEVPEIIALPAEKASEAYARWVMEEVKTPAAS; this is translated from the coding sequence ATGACGGACATCCTGCTGGTTTTTTCAACGTTTCCCGATCTCAATCAAGCGCGTCAGACTGGCACAATGCTGGTGGATTCGCAACTGGCCGCCTGTGTCAATTTGTGCCCCAATATTGAATCTATCTACCGATGGAAAGGCGCGGTGGAAACCGGTGCCGAGGTCCTCGCCATCTTTAAAACCACCGTCCAGGCCTATCCCGCCTTTGAAAAACGCCTCACCGAGCTCCACCCGTACGAAGTCCCCGAAATCATCGCCCTGCCCGCCGAAAAAGCCAGTGAAGCCTACGCCCGCTGGGTGATGGAAGAGGTCAAAACTCCTGCTGCTTCCTGA
- a CDS encoding addiction module protein, translated as MVIEHFPEIRRLSSAEKLIFVSELWDDLAEHPAELPVESHVVEELDRRMQEFKNAPERFTTWEEIQQKILGSRA; from the coding sequence ATGGTCATTGAGCACTTCCCTGAAATCCGCCGGCTATCCTCGGCTGAGAAGCTTATTTTTGTCAGTGAGCTGTGGGACGATCTCGCTGAGCATCCCGCTGAACTGCCCGTGGAAAGCCATGTGGTGGAGGAACTGGACCGGCGGATGCAAGAGTTCAAAAACGCCCCGGAGAGGTTCACGACCTGGGAGGAGATCCAACAGAAGATTCTTGGAAGTCGAGCATGA
- a CDS encoding DUF6807 family protein, with the protein MSNPFPTSGRRRFLTGALAMAAGSTAAREAGPGAFVVEDQRPFKDQTRRLKITREGRPVAALLFPTDYPTHFRLKPELHNVCTPTGVPVTGSHEHAFIHHQSIMCGHGRVQVDGDGRVVDFYRQLPFADGGRADRWHSPTKNLFQLGPSGIQHVTEARWRAADQVVIQLDLAWQTREAGRATGDVLAREERLYRLMVSDGCMIVDVFSKLQAAGAAVTLHPENDHGYLGVRVHDLIDVEDGGVMGDSEGRKNPSEHFRAATGAQRAPRWVDCTGRMGNATVGMALMSHPANVRNEWYVREFGLMIVSAAQSEAVRITPETPFEFAARFVAHDGVLPPEAADQLQARFAAVTADELRAFLKA; encoded by the coding sequence ATGAGCAACCCATTTCCAACGAGTGGCCGGCGTCGTTTTTTGACGGGGGCCTTGGCCATGGCCGCAGGAAGCACGGCCGCACGGGAGGCGGGTCCCGGCGCTTTCGTGGTCGAGGACCAGCGGCCGTTTAAAGACCAGACGCGGCGGCTCAAGATCACCCGGGAGGGGCGGCCGGTCGCGGCGCTCCTCTTTCCAACCGATTACCCCACGCATTTCCGGCTCAAACCGGAGCTCCACAACGTCTGCACGCCCACTGGCGTGCCGGTCACGGGTTCCCATGAGCACGCCTTCATCCATCATCAGTCCATCATGTGCGGGCATGGCCGTGTGCAGGTGGATGGGGACGGGCGCGTGGTGGATTTCTACCGGCAGCTGCCCTTCGCCGATGGCGGCCGGGCGGACCGGTGGCACAGCCCGACCAAGAACCTGTTCCAGCTCGGCCCCTCCGGCATCCAGCACGTGACGGAGGCGCGCTGGCGGGCGGCGGACCAGGTGGTGATTCAACTGGACCTGGCCTGGCAGACACGTGAGGCGGGCCGCGCCACGGGGGATGTGCTAGCCCGCGAGGAACGGCTTTACCGCCTCATGGTCAGTGATGGCTGCATGATCGTCGATGTCTTCTCGAAGCTTCAGGCGGCGGGCGCTGCGGTGACGTTGCACCCGGAAAATGACCACGGCTACCTGGGCGTGCGGGTTCACGATCTCATCGATGTCGAGGACGGCGGGGTCATGGGCGACTCCGAGGGACGGAAGAACCCCTCGGAACATTTCCGCGCCGCAACCGGCGCGCAACGGGCGCCGCGCTGGGTGGATTGCACCGGCAGAATGGGCAATGCCACCGTGGGCATGGCGCTGATGAGCCATCCAGCCAATGTCCGCAACGAATGGTATGTCCGCGAGTTTGGGCTGATGATTGTTTCGGCGGCTCAAAGCGAGGCGGTGCGAATCACGCCGGAGACGCCCTTTGAATTTGCGGCCCGTTTCGTGGCCCATGACGGAGTCCTGCCACCGGAAGCCGCGGATCAGCTCCAAGCCCGGTTTGCCGCCGTCACGGCCGATGAATTGCGCGCGTTTCTCAAAGCCTAG
- a CDS encoding sigma-54 dependent transcriptional regulator: protein MTDPATILIVDDERHTRDGLRLSLEDDFDCYVASNAAEAMEHLKNDQIDVMLTDLRLGEDNGMKLLEEALHLPHPPVCIMMTAYGSVDTAVEAMRRGAYHFVTKPLNLDEVELLVKRALRSRSLEKENKALKQQVEQKYSIEGILGKADTLKPILETIQQVAPTRATVLIEGESGTGKELVARAVHNLSGRPKAKLVTVHCAALSPQILESELFGHEKGSFTGAQERRIGRFELADGGTLFLDEIGEIDASTQVKLLRALGEQVIERVGGSKPIKVDVRVVAATNKDLAKMVEEGKFREDLYWRLRVVTLHMPPLRTRKGDIPVLADHFLKDLATANGKTYKPLGEDALPVLMTYDWPGNVRELRAAIEHGVVMSNSSRIMAKHLPAYLSQPGGLGWRVPVPAGKPAAESASASAAAPKAELDIHEMEKNLILEALERAGNNRSEAADLLNMSRRTLQRKLKEMGMVRKHRKRPVKE from the coding sequence ATGACCGACCCTGCCACCATCCTCATTGTTGATGATGAAAGACACACCCGTGACGGGCTGCGCCTGTCGCTGGAGGATGACTTTGACTGTTACGTGGCCTCCAATGCTGCGGAGGCGATGGAGCACCTGAAGAATGACCAGATTGATGTCATGCTGACAGACCTCCGGTTAGGCGAGGACAATGGCATGAAGCTGCTGGAGGAGGCGCTGCACCTGCCGCATCCTCCGGTGTGCATCATGATGACGGCTTATGGCAGCGTGGATACGGCGGTGGAGGCGATGCGGCGCGGGGCGTATCACTTCGTGACCAAACCGCTGAACTTGGACGAAGTGGAACTGCTGGTGAAGCGGGCGCTGCGCAGCCGCAGTCTGGAGAAGGAAAACAAGGCGCTGAAGCAGCAGGTGGAGCAGAAGTACTCCATCGAAGGCATTTTGGGGAAGGCGGACACGCTGAAGCCCATCTTGGAAACCATCCAGCAGGTGGCACCCACTCGGGCCACGGTTTTGATCGAAGGCGAAAGCGGTACGGGCAAGGAACTGGTGGCGCGGGCCGTGCATAATCTGAGCGGGCGGCCCAAGGCCAAGCTGGTAACGGTACACTGTGCGGCGTTGTCTCCGCAGATTTTAGAGAGCGAGCTTTTTGGCCATGAGAAAGGCTCGTTTACCGGGGCGCAGGAGCGGCGTATAGGCCGCTTTGAACTGGCGGACGGAGGAACACTGTTTTTGGATGAGATCGGCGAGATTGATGCCAGCACGCAGGTGAAGCTGCTGCGGGCGTTAGGCGAGCAAGTCATCGAGCGGGTGGGGGGCAGCAAGCCGATCAAGGTGGATGTGCGCGTGGTGGCGGCGACGAACAAGGACCTGGCGAAGATGGTGGAGGAGGGCAAGTTCCGCGAAGACCTTTACTGGCGGCTGCGCGTGGTCACGCTGCACATGCCGCCGCTGCGCACACGCAAAGGGGACATCCCGGTGCTGGCGGACCATTTTTTAAAGGACCTGGCCACGGCGAATGGAAAAACATACAAGCCGTTAGGCGAGGATGCCCTGCCAGTGCTGATGACCTATGACTGGCCTGGCAATGTGCGCGAGCTGCGAGCCGCCATCGAGCACGGCGTGGTGATGAGCAACAGCAGCCGCATCATGGCCAAGCACCTGCCTGCGTATCTCTCCCAACCCGGTGGCCTCGGCTGGCGGGTACCGGTGCCCGCGGGAAAACCGGCTGCCGAATCTGCCAGCGCCAGCGCTGCTGCACCGAAGGCAGAACTGGACATCCACGAGATGGAAAAAAACCTGATCCTGGAGGCCCTGGAACGCGCAGGCAACAACCGCAGCGAAGCCGCCGACCTGCTGAACATGAGCCGCCGCACCCTGCAGCGGAAGCTGAAGGAAATGGGCATGGTGCGAAAGCACCGGAAGCGTCCAGTCAAGGAGTGA
- a CDS encoding MBL fold metallo-hydrolase: MHVHTLDLQFQDTPGLIAAYLVENEGHLALIETGPGSCRPHLLAAIQEHGFDANDIRQVLVTHIHLDHAGGAGWWAQQGAQVFCHPSAARHLVDPARLMDSARRVYGDQMDTLWGDMHPAPEERVTPLMDGESISLSSLKITAWDTPGHARHHHAYVIGDTCFTGDVAGLRLENKPYWSVTAAPPQFDPPAYLASVDRLLAGHFQRLFLTHFGEVPDAHDHLLHYRQRIEEVHQKVRTWMTAGCTQEEIRRRYLETEHDLAKTADVSPTGWLLHEMSNGTAMCADGIRLYVEKNP; this comes from the coding sequence ATGCACGTTCATACCCTCGACCTTCAATTTCAAGACACCCCCGGCCTCATCGCCGCCTACCTGGTCGAAAATGAAGGACACCTCGCGCTCATCGAGACTGGCCCCGGCTCCTGCCGCCCGCACCTCCTCGCCGCCATCCAGGAGCATGGATTTGATGCCAACGACATCCGCCAGGTGCTCGTCACCCACATCCACCTGGACCACGCAGGTGGTGCCGGTTGGTGGGCTCAGCAGGGTGCCCAGGTCTTCTGCCATCCCAGCGCCGCCCGCCACCTCGTGGACCCCGCCCGCCTCATGGACAGCGCCCGCCGCGTGTATGGTGACCAGATGGACACCCTCTGGGGCGACATGCACCCCGCCCCGGAAGAGCGCGTCACCCCGTTGATGGACGGCGAAAGCATCTCCCTCAGCAGCCTCAAAATCACCGCCTGGGACACCCCCGGCCACGCCCGCCATCATCACGCCTACGTCATCGGCGACACCTGCTTCACCGGCGACGTCGCCGGGCTGCGCCTGGAAAACAAACCCTACTGGTCCGTCACCGCCGCCCCTCCCCAGTTCGATCCCCCCGCCTACCTCGCCTCCGTGGACCGACTCCTCGCCGGCCACTTCCAGCGTCTTTTCCTCACCCATTTCGGCGAAGTGCCGGATGCCCATGACCACCTCCTGCATTACCGCCAGCGCATCGAAGAAGTGCATCAAAAAGTCCGCACCTGGATGACCGCCGGCTGCACCCAGGAAGAAATCCGCCGCCGTTATCTGGAAACCGAGCATGACCTGGCCAAAACCGCCGACGTCTCCCCCACCGGCTGGCTCCTCCACGAAATGTCAAACGGCACCGCCATGTGCGCCGACGGCATCCGTCTCTACGTGGAAAAGAATCCCTGA
- a CDS encoding type II toxin-antitoxin system RelE/ParE family toxin, with the protein MRELIFLLGAETDIQLAFNRLEDFQEGRGTVFMQCLDVAFSHLRRHPESGPTYQAPYRRLLVSKFPYGIFYEVQARRVVIAAIMDLRQNPNTIRYRLFGN; encoded by the coding sequence ATGAGGGAACTCATTTTTCTGCTGGGTGCAGAGACTGACATCCAGCTTGCCTTTAACCGGCTTGAAGATTTCCAGGAAGGGCGCGGAACCGTTTTCATGCAGTGCCTGGATGTGGCTTTTTCCCACCTGCGTCGCCATCCTGAATCGGGGCCTACCTATCAGGCACCTTACCGTCGTCTTCTGGTGAGCAAGTTTCCATATGGCATCTTTTATGAAGTTCAGGCGAGAAGGGTGGTGATTGCCGCCATCATGGACCTGCGGCAAAATCCAAACACCATCCGCTATCGTTTGTTTGGCAACTGA
- a CDS encoding ATP-binding protein, which translates to MRSAFIDKLLKRMDRLEPAEVQSVIVDLMKEKGFLEKTFQALQEGVILLDPEGRVSYVNSAACQLFGLKEEQVKGQKLSQGMRGLDWGELLKPGTVVSRDMEIFYPENRYLNFYITNIDDDQPLGFVMLIRDITETRKRTEEQIESERLNAFTLLAAGVAHELGNPLNSLTIHLQLLERRLKKMGKPGEPLREHLDVATGEIKRMDGIISQFLAAIRPTKPQFQRIHIADLLQESLRFLKPDLDQAKVKVRLDLRADMPAMPLDADQMKQAMYNLIRNACQAMPKGGSLTIHGSYTDFEVRLSFEDSGRGISPEQMGKLFQPFSTTRSSGTGLGLLIVRRIIREHGGEIDIESRAGKGTRVSLWLPLVERKIRLLEAGGGPPEPIVNGEST; encoded by the coding sequence ATGAGATCTGCCTTCATAGACAAGCTTCTGAAACGCATGGACCGCCTGGAACCGGCGGAGGTGCAGAGCGTGATCGTGGACCTGATGAAGGAGAAGGGGTTTCTGGAAAAGACCTTTCAGGCGCTGCAGGAGGGGGTGATTTTGCTGGATCCGGAGGGGCGGGTTTCGTATGTGAACAGCGCGGCGTGCCAGCTCTTCGGCCTGAAGGAGGAGCAGGTAAAGGGGCAAAAGCTGAGCCAGGGGATGCGAGGGCTGGACTGGGGGGAGCTGCTGAAACCGGGCACGGTGGTGAGCCGGGACATGGAGATATTTTACCCGGAAAACCGCTATCTGAACTTTTACATCACGAACATTGATGATGACCAGCCGCTGGGGTTTGTGATGCTGATCCGGGACATCACGGAGACGCGAAAGCGGACGGAGGAGCAGATCGAGAGTGAGCGGCTGAATGCCTTCACTCTGCTGGCCGCCGGGGTGGCGCATGAGCTGGGGAATCCGCTGAACTCCCTGACCATCCACCTGCAACTGCTGGAGCGGCGGCTGAAAAAGATGGGCAAGCCGGGCGAGCCGCTGCGGGAGCACCTGGACGTGGCCACAGGGGAGATCAAGCGCATGGACGGCATCATCAGCCAGTTCCTGGCGGCCATCCGGCCCACGAAGCCGCAGTTTCAGCGCATCCACATTGCCGATCTGCTGCAGGAGAGCCTGCGCTTTTTGAAACCGGATCTGGACCAGGCCAAGGTGAAGGTGCGCCTGGATCTGCGGGCGGACATGCCGGCAATGCCACTGGATGCAGACCAGATGAAACAGGCGATGTACAATCTGATCCGCAATGCCTGCCAGGCCATGCCGAAGGGCGGCAGCCTGACCATCCACGGCAGCTACACGGATTTTGAGGTGAGGCTGAGTTTTGAAGACAGCGGCCGGGGCATCAGTCCGGAGCAGATGGGCAAGCTTTTCCAGCCGTTTTCCACGACGCGCAGCTCGGGCACCGGGCTGGGGTTGCTCATCGTCCGCCGCATCATCCGCGAGCATGGCGGGGAGATAGACATCGAAAGCCGTGCTGGCAAAGGCACCCGCGTGAGCCTGTGGCTGCCGCTGGTGGAGCGGAAGATCCGGCTGCTGGAGGCGGGCGGTGGACCGCCAGAACCCATCGTTAATGGAGAGTCCACGTGA
- a CDS encoding calcium/sodium antiporter has protein sequence MIESLTFILLGLILLYFGGEGLVRGSSALALRLGLTPLVVGLTVVAFGTSAPELVVSIQAAMDDQGAIAMGNVLGSNALNVGLILGLTALICPLKVQLQILRIDAPIMVGVSLMAGLMMHDLYISRMEGGLLVGGLVAYLVFTVIYAKKVKPLPAVEAEFAEALPSPKGSVGRDVLFVVGGLVLLVAGSRFMVDGAVSLARLYGISEAVIGLTIVAAGTSMPELVTCVVAALKKEPDIALGNIIGSNIFNILGILGGAALVKPLNAGGIQMTDIYVVIAFSVILVPIMKTGHKLARWEGVLLLTAYAGYMVWLWPKE, from the coding sequence ATGATTGAATCTCTGACCTTCATCCTCCTCGGACTCATCCTGCTTTACTTCGGGGGGGAGGGGCTGGTGAGGGGGAGCTCGGCGCTGGCGCTGCGGCTGGGGCTGACGCCGCTGGTGGTGGGGCTGACGGTGGTGGCGTTTGGCACGAGTGCGCCGGAGCTGGTGGTGAGCATCCAGGCGGCGATGGATGACCAGGGGGCGATCGCGATGGGGAATGTGCTGGGATCCAATGCGCTGAATGTGGGGCTGATCCTGGGGCTGACGGCGCTGATCTGTCCGCTGAAGGTGCAGCTTCAAATCCTGCGCATTGATGCGCCGATCATGGTGGGGGTGTCCCTGATGGCGGGGCTGATGATGCACGATCTTTACATCAGCCGGATGGAGGGCGGGCTGCTGGTGGGGGGGCTGGTGGCGTATCTGGTCTTCACGGTGATCTATGCGAAAAAGGTGAAGCCGCTGCCAGCGGTGGAGGCGGAGTTTGCCGAGGCGCTGCCGTCACCGAAGGGCAGTGTGGGGCGGGATGTGCTTTTTGTGGTCGGGGGCCTGGTGCTGCTGGTGGCGGGATCCCGCTTCATGGTGGATGGGGCAGTGAGCCTGGCGCGGCTGTATGGCATCAGCGAGGCGGTGATCGGCCTGACGATTGTGGCGGCGGGCACGAGCATGCCGGAACTGGTGACCTGCGTGGTGGCGGCGCTGAAAAAGGAGCCGGACATCGCGCTGGGGAATATCATCGGCTCAAACATCTTCAATATCCTGGGCATCCTGGGCGGTGCGGCCCTGGTGAAGCCGCTGAACGCCGGAGGCATCCAGATGACGGACATTTATGTGGTCATCGCCTTTTCCGTGATCCTGGTGCCGATCATGAAGACGGGCCATAAACTGGCCCGCTGGGAGGGGGTGCTGCTGCTCACGGCGTATGCCGGGTACATGGTGTGGCTTTGGCCGAAGGAGTGA